From a single Planococcus shenhongbingii genomic region:
- the racE gene encoding glutamate racemase codes for MNAPIGVIDSGVGGLTVAKEIMKLLPNEQIFYIGDNARCPYGPRSLQEVKKYTWQMAQALMKKKIKMLVIACNTATAAALNSLQKKLPIPVIGVIFPGARAAVKTSSSKDIAVLGTLGTVQSGAYEKAIKSLVSSAHVVQLACPRFVPLVESDEYEGGFARRMVQETLSQLEGETFDTAILGCTHYPLLQGFIEEVLGDGVQVLSSAKETAKDVERHLRFKKQFAGRTKLPVHHFYTSGSIPIFKTIIEKWLDIEEPVIHSIRFPKT; via the coding sequence GTGAATGCGCCAATTGGAGTAATCGATTCAGGGGTAGGCGGACTGACAGTTGCAAAAGAGATCATGAAGCTACTGCCGAATGAACAAATTTTTTACATAGGAGACAACGCCAGATGCCCGTATGGCCCCAGGTCTCTTCAAGAAGTCAAAAAGTACACGTGGCAGATGGCACAAGCCTTGATGAAGAAAAAAATAAAAATGCTGGTGATCGCCTGTAACACCGCGACTGCTGCAGCGTTGAATTCTCTTCAAAAAAAACTGCCCATTCCGGTGATCGGCGTTATCTTTCCCGGGGCCCGCGCAGCTGTAAAAACGTCTTCATCCAAGGATATCGCTGTTCTTGGAACGCTCGGCACCGTGCAAAGCGGAGCCTACGAAAAAGCGATCAAATCGCTGGTGTCTTCCGCCCATGTCGTCCAGCTTGCTTGTCCGCGGTTTGTCCCATTAGTGGAAAGTGACGAGTACGAAGGGGGATTTGCACGGAGAATGGTTCAAGAAACGCTTTCTCAGCTTGAAGGAGAGACTTTTGATACAGCTATTCTTGGCTGTACCCATTATCCTTTGCTGCAGGGGTTTATTGAAGAAGTGCTGGGTGATGGAGTTCAGGTGCTTTCTTCTGCTAAAGAAACAGCGAAAGACGTGGAGCGGCATTTGCGGTTCAAGAAGCAGTTCGCTGGCCGTACAAAGCTGCCAGTGCATCATTTTTATACATCGGGATCTATTCCAATTTTCAAAACGATTATCGAGAAATGGCTGGACATCGAAGAACCTGTTATCCATTCCATTCGATTTCCGAAAACCTGA
- the rph gene encoding ribonuclease PH, whose amino-acid sequence MTRIDERKTDELRPVHMEVDYLIHPEGSVLITVGQTKVICTATIEEKVPPFLRGQGKGWVTAEYSMLPRATNSRNRRESSQGKVGGRTMEIQRLIGRALRAVVDLDKLGERTLWIDCDVIQADGGTRTASITGAFVAMVMAIGKLELAAFPVTDFLAATSVGIDAENGPILDLNYVEDSSAEVDMNLVMTGAGHFVELQGTGEEATFTRAQLNEMMDLGESGIRQLISMQKEALGEVANRVGEEVNSNL is encoded by the coding sequence ATGACACGAATAGATGAAAGAAAAACGGACGAACTTCGTCCGGTGCACATGGAAGTCGATTACTTGATCCATCCGGAAGGTTCGGTTTTAATCACGGTGGGACAGACAAAAGTAATTTGTACAGCGACAATCGAAGAAAAGGTGCCGCCATTTTTAAGAGGACAAGGCAAAGGGTGGGTGACGGCTGAATATTCGATGCTGCCAAGAGCGACAAACAGCCGTAACCGCCGTGAATCTTCACAAGGCAAAGTAGGCGGACGGACAATGGAAATCCAGCGTTTGATCGGCCGTGCGCTGCGCGCAGTTGTCGACCTTGATAAGCTGGGAGAACGCACTTTATGGATCGATTGCGACGTCATCCAAGCCGACGGCGGCACACGGACGGCTTCGATCACTGGAGCATTCGTCGCCATGGTCATGGCTATCGGGAAATTGGAATTGGCTGCATTTCCGGTCACGGATTTTTTGGCAGCGACAAGTGTTGGCATAGACGCTGAAAACGGACCGATTCTGGATTTGAACTATGTGGAAGATTCTTCTGCGGAAGTGGATATGAACTTGGTGATGACTGGGGCAGGCCATTTCGTGGAATTGCAGGGCACAGGCGAAGAAGCGACGTTTACACGCGCTCAGCTCAATGAAATGATGGATCTTGGTGAATCGGGCATCCGCCAATTGATTTCGATGCAAAAAGAGGCGCTGGGCGAAGTTGCCAACCGCGTCGGTGAAGAGGTGAATTCAAACTTATGA
- a CDS encoding XTP/dITP diphosphatase, whose translation MKKVIIATQNLGKARDFEALLRPFGYEVLTLKDVAQDMDVEETGTTFEENAILKAEAVAEALQIPVIADDSGLEIDALNGEPGVYSARYAGGEKSDDANIDKVLEKMAGVPENERTARFRCVLAVAAPNRKTETFSGSCEGEILTERRGENGFGYDPIFWVPSEGRAMAEFKPEEKAAISHRGNALQKLKLAMPEWLL comes from the coding sequence ATGAAAAAAGTGATTATTGCTACTCAGAACTTAGGGAAAGCGAGAGATTTCGAAGCCTTGCTGCGTCCTTTTGGATATGAAGTACTGACGTTGAAAGACGTCGCACAAGACATGGACGTTGAAGAAACGGGCACCACCTTTGAAGAAAACGCCATATTGAAGGCTGAAGCTGTAGCAGAGGCGCTGCAGATTCCTGTTATTGCAGATGATTCTGGGCTTGAAATAGATGCCTTAAACGGCGAGCCAGGCGTCTATTCCGCGCGCTATGCCGGCGGAGAAAAAAGCGACGATGCCAATATCGACAAAGTGCTCGAGAAAATGGCCGGCGTTCCGGAAAACGAACGCACTGCCCGTTTCCGCTGCGTCTTAGCAGTCGCTGCACCAAACCGGAAAACCGAAACTTTCTCAGGTTCATGTGAAGGGGAGATCTTGACCGAGCGCCGCGGCGAAAACGGCTTCGGCTATGATCCGATTTTTTGGGTACCGAGCGAAGGGCGTGCGATGGCGGAATTCAAGCCGGAAGAAAAGGCAGCCATTTCACATCGAGGCAATGCTCTCCAAAAATTGAAACTGGCTATGCCGGAATGGTTACTATAG
- a CDS encoding phage integrase SAM-like domain-containing protein: MRLNGYRERTLKDYNVIFRKFVETTGVEYLEEITVNTIYTWLNNMNVSQSTKSTRLKCLKAVLSKFYNNGWLPDSILINSPNKARQEG, encoded by the coding sequence ATGAGATTGAATGGATATCGTGAACGCACTTTAAAAGATTATAATGTGATTTTTAGAAAATTTGTTGAAACAACTGGTGTGGAATATTTAGAGGAAATAACTGTTAATACCATCTACACATGGTTAAACAACATGAATGTTTCACAGTCTACTAAAAGTACCCGTTTAAAGTGCCTAAAAGCCGTTTTAAGCAAGTTTTATAACAATGGCTGGCTCCCTGACTCGATTTTGATCAACAGTCCAAATAAAGCTCGACAAGAAGGTTAA
- a CDS encoding tyrosine-type recombinase/integrase, which translates to MLDTSTFIGLRDALAILTLFKTGIRIKTLGDLKENNVDFQNKVLNLEGSIMKNHNYLKLPLDDQLIELYKVLIEQNNKIRTYYKQENDFLFITMKGKSINGKSTNNAISKQLHKYARRYDLPNINAHAIRRTYAKNLYERGANVALISKALGHSDLAVTTQYLDLEVNEVAQHLREFL; encoded by the coding sequence TTGCTGGACACATCTACATTTATTGGCCTACGAGATGCGCTTGCTATACTGACGTTATTTAAAACTGGTATACGGATTAAAACGCTGGGTGACTTGAAAGAAAACAACGTTGACTTTCAAAATAAAGTTCTAAATTTAGAAGGTTCCATCATGAAAAATCATAATTATTTAAAGTTGCCATTAGACGACCAGTTAATCGAATTGTATAAAGTTCTGATTGAGCAAAACAACAAGATACGTACATATTACAAGCAGGAAAATGACTTTTTGTTTATCACAATGAAAGGCAAGTCCATTAACGGCAAGTCTACCAACAATGCCATTTCAAAGCAGCTACACAAATACGCTCGACGATACGATTTACCAAATATAAATGCTCATGCAATTAGAAGGACGTATGCAAAGAATTTATACGAAAGAGGAGCAAATGTTGCTTTAATTAGCAAAGCTTTGGGGCATTCAGATTTGGCTGTAACCACACAATATTTAGATCTTGAAGTAAATGAAGTGGCACAACATTTGAGAGAGTTTCTCTGA
- a CDS encoding recombinase family protein produces the protein MGINFGYVRVSSKEQNLDRQLEALKQYVTDDKYIYSDKVSGKDMEREGFQNMLKAIRSGDTLFIKSIDRLGRNKELIKKHLEWFKAEGIRVKIIDLPTTMQDVPEGQDWVIDMINNIIIEVYTSMAEQERNNIKQRQAEGIAVAKAKGKHLGRPSLQLPEGWGKLYTEWKAGKVTAVAFMNEMGMKKGTFYNKVKEYEAN, from the coding sequence ATGGGTATAAACTTTGGTTATGTACGTGTGTCATCTAAGGAACAAAATCTAGACCGACAACTGGAAGCGTTGAAACAGTATGTTACTGACGATAAATACATATACAGTGATAAGGTGAGCGGTAAGGATATGGAACGTGAAGGCTTTCAGAACATGCTCAAGGCAATACGGAGCGGAGATACACTGTTCATTAAATCAATTGACCGATTAGGACGTAATAAAGAGTTGATTAAGAAGCACCTCGAGTGGTTTAAAGCGGAAGGCATACGAGTGAAGATTATTGATCTGCCTACAACAATGCAAGATGTTCCTGAAGGCCAAGACTGGGTGATTGATATGATTAATAACATTATCATTGAAGTATATACCTCGATGGCTGAGCAGGAGCGGAATAATATAAAGCAGCGTCAAGCAGAAGGAATTGCAGTTGCAAAAGCAAAAGGCAAACATCTTGGTCGACCATCTCTTCAATTGCCTGAAGGTTGGGGTAAGTTATATACGGAGTGGAAAGCGGGGAAGGTAACTGCCGTTGCTTTTATGAATGAAATGGGTATGAAGAAAGGAACTTTTTATAATAAAGTAAAAGAATATGAAGCGAATTGA
- a CDS encoding DUF6241 domain-containing protein, giving the protein MRTLKYTLITLALLVVFSIGGYSIFKKEFTDSGQITKAANEISKVETQEKVNDTEVSGKNVDQGMSERELQQYLHKMSHGKVVADKKWGATPITTENVNNLIAIVEANDFEHKDFYLKHLNEWKNGNFNGAVEVHNRIWTWHGGTVGRATGLMSEHEEEKFISENFRD; this is encoded by the coding sequence TTGAGAACATTAAAATATACTTTAATCACTTTAGCTCTATTGGTAGTTTTCTCAATAGGCGGATATTCCATATTCAAAAAAGAGTTTACCGACAGCGGACAGATCACGAAAGCAGCTAATGAAATAAGCAAAGTTGAAACGCAGGAAAAAGTAAACGACACGGAAGTAAGCGGTAAAAATGTTGACCAAGGTATGAGCGAAAGAGAACTTCAGCAATATCTCCACAAAATGTCTCATGGTAAAGTCGTTGCAGATAAAAAATGGGGTGCAACACCAATCACTACGGAAAACGTCAACAATTTAATTGCCATTGTTGAGGCCAATGACTTTGAGCACAAAGATTTCTACTTAAAGCACCTTAATGAATGGAAAAACGGTAATTTTAACGGAGCGGTAGAAGTGCATAATCGTATTTGGACATGGCATGGTGGAACAGTTGGAAGAGCAACTGGATTAATGAGTGAACATGAAGAAGAAAAATTCATTAGTGAAAACTTTAGAGATTAA
- a CDS encoding 3-hydroxyacyl-CoA dehydrogenase family protein, producing MENITVLGAGVMGHGVAQLFATAGINVHIQARRESSLEKARELMTNNLKVMVEKEMLSTSDMEQALARVTYTTNLLEAVQNADFILESIPEVLEQKQNIYEIIESVISDKTIISSNTSTFPLKELTQRTKHPERFIITHFFNPPQLVPIVEIVKFDKTDENIVNKTYDLMKKIRKSPVVLKKEIPGFIVNRVQVAMLREAFHLIEMGVATAEDIDIAMKGSMGFKWAFCGPMESQDLAGLQTTKSMVEKIMEDLSNTREVPSFLKEMVENDQLGIRTNQGFYNYDDHGEQAIHTRDDHFLDLLKLQNSKENKSKIISSSK from the coding sequence ATGGAAAATATTACAGTACTTGGAGCGGGAGTTATGGGGCATGGAGTTGCACAATTATTTGCCACTGCAGGAATTAATGTGCATATTCAAGCTCGGCGCGAGTCATCTTTGGAAAAAGCGCGAGAACTTATGACAAACAATTTAAAAGTTATGGTCGAAAAAGAAATGTTGTCTACTAGTGATATGGAACAGGCGTTAGCCCGGGTGACATATACAACTAATCTGCTAGAAGCTGTTCAAAATGCTGATTTCATTCTTGAATCCATACCGGAAGTTCTCGAACAAAAGCAAAATATTTACGAGATTATTGAAAGTGTTATATCTGACAAAACGATTATTTCGTCTAATACTTCTACTTTTCCATTGAAAGAATTAACTCAAAGAACAAAGCATCCCGAGAGATTTATTATTACTCACTTCTTTAACCCGCCACAACTTGTACCAATTGTGGAAATAGTTAAATTCGATAAGACAGATGAAAACATCGTAAACAAAACTTATGATTTGATGAAGAAAATCAGGAAATCTCCAGTCGTTCTAAAAAAAGAAATTCCAGGCTTTATTGTCAACCGTGTTCAAGTAGCTATGCTTCGAGAGGCGTTCCACTTAATTGAAATGGGAGTAGCTACTGCAGAAGACATCGATATTGCTATGAAAGGAAGCATGGGCTTTAAATGGGCTTTTTGCGGTCCGATGGAAAGTCAGGATTTAGCCGGCCTTCAAACAACAAAATCCATGGTTGAGAAGATTATGGAAGATTTATCGAATACAAGAGAAGTTCCCTCTTTCTTAAAAGAAATGGTGGAAAATGATCAACTGGGCATTCGGACGAATCAAGGCTTTTATAATTACGATGATCACGGTGAACAAGCCATCCATACAAGAGACGATCATTTCTTAGATCTCCTAAAGTTACAAAATAGCAAGGAGAACAAAAGTAAAATCATTTCATCTTCAAAATGA
- a CDS encoding LysR family transcriptional regulator, whose product MDQTQLETFMTIVEHKSYSKAANILNVTQPTVTARIKNLENELVCHLFKRVGRDIILSKEGETFVEYATSILTYMNHSKEVTRSSQYPNIRVGFSPGYSYSFIIELLTSIISIDSLGITIIEGYDSVSLNEQILAGEFDLVFTRNVLSHKPEIISEYLFDNKIILVFGENHPLAKQKVIALDDLKGETIISYHRNTSLWTEIEQQLIGIPDIKRVEVGNNEMLKKVVESGLGIGITPFLGIDKKIDSRLIVKDIKEIGNIPNKVYVQYRKNSLIAEPVKKIIYSIINHELDSNHNIVPTHLTGADISKLNIGTNTVQS is encoded by the coding sequence GTGGACCAAACTCAACTGGAGACATTTATGACCATTGTTGAACATAAAAGTTATTCAAAAGCGGCTAACATACTGAATGTCACCCAACCTACAGTCACAGCAAGAATAAAAAACCTAGAAAACGAACTAGTCTGTCATTTATTCAAAAGAGTTGGAAGAGATATTATTTTGTCAAAAGAAGGAGAAACCTTTGTGGAATATGCCACAAGCATATTGACTTATATGAACCATTCAAAGGAAGTAACCAGATCCTCTCAATATCCAAATATTAGAGTCGGTTTTTCTCCAGGTTATTCATATTCTTTCATCATAGAGCTTTTAACTTCCATCATTTCTATTGATAGTTTGGGCATTACCATCATTGAAGGATATGATTCAGTAAGTTTAAATGAACAAATTCTTGCCGGTGAATTCGATCTTGTTTTTACCAGAAATGTTTTGTCTCATAAACCTGAAATTATTTCTGAATATCTTTTTGATAACAAAATAATCCTAGTATTTGGAGAAAACCACCCATTGGCAAAACAAAAAGTGATTGCACTTGATGATTTGAAAGGTGAGACAATTATTAGTTACCACCGAAACACCTCTCTTTGGACAGAAATAGAACAGCAACTTATCGGTATTCCAGATATCAAACGGGTTGAAGTTGGAAATAATGAAATGTTGAAAAAAGTAGTTGAAAGCGGTTTAGGAATTGGAATTACTCCATTTCTTGGCATAGACAAAAAAATTGATAGCAGATTAATAGTTAAAGACATTAAAGAAATTGGAAACATTCCAAACAAAGTTTATGTCCAGTATAGAAAAAATTCATTAATTGCAGAACCAGTCAAGAAAATAATATACTCCATCATTAATCATGAATTGGATAGTAATCACAACATAGTTCCCACCCATCTTACAGGTGCGGATATAAGTAAACTTAATATCGGGACGAATACCGTGCAGAGTTAA
- a CDS encoding aromatic ring-hydroxylating oxygenase subunit alpha, with protein sequence MESYVREDKEKCEFSVHRSVFTNEQILEEEWKEIFSKCWLFIGHESELPKKGDFKRKKVGGRNLIFTRGNDEIIRALYNSCPHRGALVCREDEGNTKVFRCFYHAWTFKNDGELVGMPGKDGFPDAFNCDGSKNLTEVTHLESYRGFMFVNFAEHAVSLEEYLGNAKEYIDLVADQSEAGMELLNDPQEYSVRANWKLISENSVDLYHGMPTHKTYFDIKAKQDPGITKVVLEGKGTDLGNGHAVIEYKAPWGRPVAHWTPAWAEDDRQEIDEIKNRLIDRFGEERAERIASYNRNILIFPNLIINDIMAVTVRTYYPVRPDYMEVTGYALAPKDESKKFRLRRNDNFLEFLGPGGFATPDDNEALELCQEGYLNNFEVEWNDISKGMNREQPHATDEEQMRSFWRKWNDIITKAKAKEEVKI encoded by the coding sequence ATGGAAAGTTACGTTCGTGAAGATAAAGAGAAATGTGAATTTTCGGTTCACCGCAGCGTTTTTACAAATGAACAAATTTTGGAAGAAGAATGGAAAGAGATTTTTAGCAAGTGTTGGCTTTTCATTGGGCATGAATCGGAATTGCCGAAAAAAGGTGATTTTAAAAGGAAAAAAGTCGGTGGTCGAAACTTAATATTCACACGTGGAAACGATGAAATTATAAGAGCCTTATACAATTCTTGTCCACATCGCGGAGCTTTGGTTTGTCGTGAGGATGAAGGAAATACGAAAGTATTCCGTTGTTTCTACCATGCTTGGACCTTTAAGAATGATGGGGAATTAGTAGGGATGCCAGGTAAAGATGGTTTTCCAGATGCGTTTAATTGTGATGGCTCTAAAAACTTGACGGAGGTTACACACTTGGAAAGTTACCGGGGCTTCATGTTCGTAAATTTTGCTGAACATGCTGTATCGCTAGAAGAATACCTTGGAAACGCCAAGGAATACATCGATTTAGTCGCGGATCAATCAGAAGCAGGAATGGAATTGTTAAACGATCCACAGGAATATAGCGTCCGTGCAAATTGGAAGCTGATTTCGGAAAACAGTGTCGATCTTTATCATGGGATGCCGACGCACAAGACTTACTTTGATATTAAAGCGAAACAGGATCCAGGAATAACAAAGGTAGTCCTTGAAGGAAAAGGCACAGATCTAGGGAACGGTCATGCCGTTATTGAATATAAGGCACCTTGGGGAAGACCGGTAGCACATTGGACGCCTGCTTGGGCAGAAGATGACCGGCAAGAAATAGATGAGATTAAAAATAGACTGATCGATAGATTTGGCGAGGAAAGAGCGGAAAGAATTGCAAGTTATAATCGCAACATTTTGATATTCCCTAACTTGATTATCAACGACATTATGGCAGTGACAGTGCGGACCTATTACCCTGTTCGGCCGGATTATATGGAGGTTACCGGATATGCCTTAGCTCCTAAAGACGAGAGTAAAAAATTCAGATTAAGAAGAAATGATAATTTCTTAGAGTTTTTAGGGCCGGGCGGCTTTGCAACTCCGGATGATAATGAGGCGCTTGAACTATGTCAAGAAGGCTACTTAAACAATTTTGAAGTTGAATGGAATGATATATCCAAAGGAATGAACAGAGAACAGCCCCATGCAACTGATGAAGAACAAATGCGCAGTTTTTGGAGAAAATGGAATGACATCATAACAAAAGCAAAAGCGAAAGAGGAGGTTAAAATATGA
- a CDS encoding aromatic-ring-hydroxylating dioxygenase subunit beta: MTVTHQEIVDFLYHEAELLDEWKLEEWAALFTDDGKYLIPPIGNPDADPAQSIFYIDDNRARLEERAKRLLKKEAHVEYPHSTTLRNIHNVRVKNREGNSISVRCNFSAYRTKREVLDCFVGVLDYKLLVTDNKIVIQEKKATLKLDSLRPHGKISLIL, from the coding sequence ATGACCGTAACACATCAGGAAATTGTGGATTTTTTATATCATGAGGCGGAACTTCTTGATGAATGGAAACTAGAAGAGTGGGCGGCATTGTTTACGGACGATGGTAAATACCTTATCCCACCGATTGGAAACCCGGATGCAGATCCAGCCCAATCTATTTTTTATATCGACGACAACCGAGCCCGATTAGAAGAAAGGGCAAAAAGATTGTTGAAAAAAGAGGCGCATGTTGAATATCCTCATTCAACAACGCTCCGAAACATACACAACGTAAGGGTCAAAAATAGAGAAGGTAATTCCATAAGTGTTAGATGCAATTTCTCTGCTTATAGAACGAAACGAGAAGTTCTTGACTGTTTTGTTGGTGTTTTAGATTATAAATTGCTTGTGACAGACAATAAAATCGTCATTCAAGAAAAGAAAGCAACGTTAAAACTTGATAGTTTGCGACCTCATGGAAAAATAAGCCTGATTTTATAG
- a CDS encoding NAD(P)/FAD-dependent oxidoreductase: MNGKSEVFDITIVGGGPVGLFTAFYAGMRKASVKIIESLPQLGGQLTALYPEKYIYDIAGFPKIKAQDLVDNLLEQMQQFEVAASLGQSVETINKREDGIFEITTNKETHYTKTIIITAGNGAFQPKKMNCEDEEKFADKNLHYFVTNLADFAGKKVVLFGGGDSAVDWALMLEPIAEKVSLIHRRNEFRAHEHSVEMLKQSKVEILTPYVAEKLVGNEEIEKVVVKETKSDASLELEVDDVLVNYGFVSSLGPINNWGLEIRKNSIVVNSKMETNIEGVYAVGDICTYEGKVKLIATGFGEAPTAVSNAKVYIDPTAKIQALHSTTLMADKDNGAKVESVKETIGTT, encoded by the coding sequence TTGAATGGTAAATCTGAAGTATTTGACATAACGATTGTAGGCGGGGGGCCGGTTGGATTATTTACTGCTTTTTATGCTGGTATGCGGAAAGCTTCGGTAAAGATCATTGAAAGCCTGCCGCAATTAGGTGGACAGTTAACGGCCTTGTATCCTGAAAAGTATATATATGATATTGCTGGTTTTCCCAAAATTAAAGCACAGGATCTTGTTGATAATCTACTGGAACAAATGCAGCAGTTTGAAGTAGCTGCCAGTCTTGGGCAATCGGTGGAAACTATTAATAAAAGAGAAGATGGTATTTTTGAAATCACTACAAATAAAGAAACGCATTATACAAAAACAATCATTATTACTGCAGGTAACGGAGCATTTCAGCCTAAAAAAATGAATTGTGAGGATGAGGAAAAGTTTGCTGATAAAAACCTTCATTATTTCGTTACAAACTTAGCTGATTTTGCTGGTAAAAAAGTTGTGCTGTTCGGTGGTGGAGATTCAGCAGTGGATTGGGCATTAATGCTGGAACCAATTGCGGAAAAAGTTTCGCTCATCCACAGAAGAAATGAGTTCCGGGCGCATGAGCACAGTGTTGAGATGTTAAAGCAATCAAAAGTGGAAATTTTAACACCTTATGTAGCAGAAAAGCTGGTTGGAAACGAAGAGATTGAAAAAGTTGTTGTCAAAGAAACTAAAAGTGATGCATCACTTGAGTTGGAAGTAGACGATGTTCTTGTTAATTATGGATTTGTTTCTTCCCTTGGACCGATCAATAATTGGGGACTTGAAATCAGAAAGAATTCCATCGTTGTTAATTCCAAAATGGAAACTAATATCGAAGGTGTCTATGCAGTAGGAGACATTTGCACATACGAAGGAAAAGTGAAGTTGATAGCGACTGGATTTGGTGAAGCGCCTACAGCTGTGAGCAACGCAAAAGTTTATATAGATCCTACGGCAAAA